From the genome of uncultured Methanobacterium sp.:
TTTTCAACTGCCTGGGGAGAAGCAGCTTCAATCACCAGGTCAACGTGGTTAAGCATGTCTTCCATGTCCAGAACCACCCGACCATCTACTTGTGAGGCCAGGTTCTCGGCTCTTTCCATGTCTCGGTCATAAAAAAATTTGATTTCAACGCCAAGCTTTCCTTCCATGGCAAAATTAGTTATTATATTGGCTATGGCGCCGCATCCTAGTATGCCGACCCTCATTTAAATCTAAGTCTCCGTGCTGGCAGGTACTGCGGTTTCTTTTATTTCTGGACTAATGAGTAAAATATCTCCTACTGCCTGAACCCTGTCGTAAGGTATTTCAATGGTTCCTTCTTCTCTAAGAGGTCGTATTTCATCCCCTTCAGGAACTATCCGTATGCTTTTGGTTATAACATCTTTAATACCCACACTTTTTTTGTCAGGATTTGTGGCAACGGCTTTAAGGGTTGAAACCCTGCCTTTTTTGATGTTTAAGATCACGTCATGGATGCGTCCCACGTACTTTCCACGGGTGGTATACACATCTAAGTTGTACAGATTCGTTAATTCCACCATATTTCCACCTCTCATTTTTTGGTACATGCCCCGGTCAATCAAACTCATCTTAATACATCTCAGGGTGTACCGTTAACTAAATTAAATTAAACCCTTCCCTGTACTTAAATATTTCGAAATAAGAAGGTTTTTTCAGATAAATTTGGGGCAACACCTAAATTCAGGGGGCTTCATGATATCATTCAGCATATTATCTGGAGATAATTAATTCATGAACTCCAGAGTGATCATAACCAGAAAACTCAAGAGGATCATTAACCAGAAATATAAGAACCTAATCTAAACTTAGTGAAAAATTAAATTTAAGTATTAAATTTAAGTCAGGGAAGATTTAATATGTATCTAATCGTTTAGTCATGGTATGATCATTTAAATCATGATCTATTTAAGATGGGATAATCTGATAAGATAATCTGATACATATGGAATTGTAATTTTTGGAAATTATAACTTAAAAATTTACTAAAAAAAAAGATTCTATTGATTAAATTCTGTTGATTAATCTATTGATAATATGTAGGTGCTTTAATGTGGGATACAAGTAATGATTACCGGCTTTTAGTGGCAGAAAAATCAGTTGAACTTTTCTTGAGAGCTGTTGAAGGAGCTAACTTCAAAGGAAAATGGAATAAAAAACAGGCATTGCAGACTGCCCGGAAAATGACGTCTGAAATACAGACCCTCTATTATTCATACCTGGAACCCTCTGAAATGGTTAAAGCTCCTCAAATAAGCATACTGGAAGATCAGGCAATGGAAATAGTTGAAGCCCTGGGAGGGGAATCTTGGCACAGAGAGTTCCTGGAACTGGCTAATCGTGATGAGAAAGAGAAACTCGAAGAATCCCTGGCCAAGATCAAATTTTTCCTCAATACCATTTCTGGTCTGGCTAATCGCCTCAGTCTGGGCCAGATCAATGACCCGGTCATAGGAATAGATATTAAAAAAGGGGAAATTTCCAGTGTTTCTAAACATCCTCAGGCAGACCAGCTCCTGGTGTGTAATGTTAACTTGCGTGAACGGGCCATTACTGTGGTAACCAATGATCTGGAAGTTAAAGAGGCCAATCATGTAGCAGTTTCCCTGCTTCCTCCAGAAGTATTTATGGGCATAACCAGCGAAGGAATGTTTTTAGGGGTTGATGGTGTTGTTTTGAAGGATGTAAAAGGAGATTTAGGAAAAATACCTCAAGGAATTCCACTTAAAGCGATGAATGAGACCAGAAATCTTGTGGAAAACTTTTTACAGTGATTCATTGGTTTTCCAACCTTGATTCCTTATTTGCCTTTTAATTTATTTTATTTTTCTTGTGGTTTTTAATTTTATCTTGTATTTTTATTTATTTTCATTAATAATCCAATGATGGGACTAATACTGGATATAGAGTTGTTAGAGTGAGTTTTGGACAGATCAACCAATAACCACCATCTTGCTGCGGGTCATATCTTCCACAGCATATTTAACTCCTTCTTTTCCCATCCCACTCATTTTGAACCCTCCGAAGGGCATGTTATCTGTTCGGAAGGTTGGTTGTTTATTTATTAGCACGGAACCTGCTTCTATTCCTTTTACCGCTTGTTTAGCGTTTTCTATGCTACTGGTAAACACACCTGCCTGTAATCCATA
Proteins encoded in this window:
- a CDS encoding tRNA-binding protein; its protein translation is MWDTSNDYRLLVAEKSVELFLRAVEGANFKGKWNKKQALQTARKMTSEIQTLYYSYLEPSEMVKAPQISILEDQAMEIVEALGGESWHREFLELANRDEKEKLEESLAKIKFFLNTISGLANRLSLGQINDPVIGIDIKKGEISSVSKHPQADQLLVCNVNLRERAITVVTNDLEVKEANHVAVSLLPPEVFMGITSEGMFLGVDGVVLKDVKGDLGKIPQGIPLKAMNETRNLVENFLQ
- a CDS encoding PRC-barrel domain-containing protein gives rise to the protein MVELTNLYNLDVYTTRGKYVGRIHDVILNIKKGRVSTLKAVATNPDKKSVGIKDVITKSIRIVPEGDEIRPLREEGTIEIPYDRVQAVGDILLISPEIKETAVPASTET